The following proteins are encoded in a genomic region of Coregonus clupeaformis isolate EN_2021a chromosome 14, ASM2061545v1, whole genome shotgun sequence:
- the LOC121581542 gene encoding phosphotriesterase-related protein isoform X2, with product MTVEKLTDIIISEVLHGADGTEIRCGVIGEIGCSWPITDSEKKVLQATAHAQTELGCPVIIHPGRNPGAPAEIVRLLQEAGGDISKTVMSHLDRTIFDNGDLLEFAKMGSYLEYDLFGSEMLNYAYNLEVDMPSDSQRVKALAFLVQEGYEDNIVIAHDIHTKNRLTKYGGHGYSHILKNIVPKMLIRGINQTQVDKILIDNPKRWLTFK from the exons ATGACCGTGGAGAAG CTCACAGACATCATCATCAGTGAGGTTCTCCACGGGGCGGATGGGACCGAGATACGCTGCGGTGTGATTGGAGAGATTGGCTGCAGCTGGCCAATCACGGACAGTGAGAAGAAAGTGTTGCAAGCCACTGCACACGCTCAGACCGAGCTGGGCTGCCCAGTCATCATCCACCCGGGACGGAACCCTGGTGCACCGGCTGAGATAGTCCGTCTCCTGCAGGAAGCTGGAGGTGACATCAGCAAGACCGTTATGTCACACCTGGATAG GACCATATTTGACAATGGAGACCTGCTGGAGTTTGCTAAGATGGGGAGTTACCTGGAATACGACCTGTTTGGATCAGAGATGCTGAACTATGCCTATAACCTGGAGGTGGACATGCCCAGTGACAGCCAGAGAGTCAAGGC CTTGGCGTTCCTGGTCCAGGAGGGATATGAGGACAACATCGTCATCGCCCACGACATCCACACCAAGAACCGTCTCACCAAGTACGGAGGCCATGGCTACTCGCACATCCTGAAGAACATTGTGCCCAAGATGCTGATTAGAGGGATCAACCAGACCCAGGTGGACAAGATCCTCATAGACAACCCTAAACGCTGGCTCACATTCAAATGA